One genomic window of Vulpes vulpes isolate BD-2025 chromosome 11, VulVul3, whole genome shotgun sequence includes the following:
- the RAP2B gene encoding ras-related protein Rap-2b encodes MREYKVVVLGSGGVGKSALTVQFVTGSFIEKYDPTIEDFYRKEIEVDSSPSVLEILDTAGTEQFASMRDLYIKNGQGFILVYSLVNQQSFQDIKPMRDQIIRVKRYERVPMILVGNKVDLEGEREVSYGEGKALAEEWSCPFMETSAKNKASVDELFAEIVRQMNYAAQPNGDEGCCSACVIL; translated from the coding sequence ATGAGAGAGTACAAGGTGGTGGTGCTGGGCTCGGGCGGCGTGGGCAAGTCGGCGCTCACCGTGCAGTTCGTGACCGGCTCCTTCATCGAGAAGTACGACCCCACCATCGAGGACTTCTACCGCAAGGAGATCGAGGTGGACTCGTCGCCGTCGGTGCTGGAGATCCTGGACACGGCGGGCACCGAGCAGTTCGCGTCCATGCGGGACCTGTACATCAAGAACGGCCAGGGCTTCATCCTCGTGTACAGCCTGGTCAACCAGCAGAGCTTCCAGGACATCAAGCCCATGCGGGACCAGATCATCCGCGTCAAGCGGTACGAGCGCGTGCCCATGATCCTGGTGGGCAACAAGGTGGACCTGGAGGGCGAGCGCGAGGTGTCGTACGGCGAGGGCAAGGCCCTGGCCGAGGAGTGGAGCTGCCCCTTCATGGAGACGTCGGCCAAAAACAAAGCCTCGGTGGACGAGCTGTTCGCGGAGATCGTGCGGCAGATGAACTACGCGGCGCAGCCCAACGGCGACGAGGGCTGCTGCTCGGCCTGCGTGATCCTCTga